The genomic stretch GCGGTGGTGAGATCGGTAAAGCGGTAGCCCATGGTGCCTCCGGTGGTAATGATCCGGAGGGCAGGCGAAAAAGATCGAGGGAGTGGCACGGAAGGGTGGCGTAAAGGTGCGCCGCGGCCATCGCTTGATCCCTACGCCGGTACCCGCGCCGCCATTCATAAAGCAGCGCATTAGCCGGATCAGGTTCAGCGGGACCAGCGCTCGGTAGCTAAAAGCTCACCCTGCGCCATCTCAGCCGGATATCACCGGCACCCCGTCAAGCTGTTCGTGGGTGGAGTGTAGGAGGCGGGTGGGGGAGATGCAAGGGGGGGATGGTTCGACTTAGGCTTTGCTCGGATATGAGGGAGGGGGTAGAGTTAAGTGAGGATTTTCCATAATCTCAATGAGCGGGGCAGGCTTATTAAGTTTGTATAGCCTGCCCTATTAAAACCTGTATATATCTTTGGTTTGATTAGGAGAGCTATATGCCAATCGTAACCGTCCAGCAATCCCCTGGTAGAACAAAAGAGCAACGTGAGCTCTTGGTAAAGCGGATAACCGAAGCCTTTTCAGAAGCATATGGAACAAGCCCTGAGGCAGTCACAATATTTCTACAAGATTTTGACGACGAGCATTGGGCCAAAGGTGGGAAGCTACATTCTGAGCGATCTTGACTTCTTCCATTCGAGAAAAGTCGATTTCTTTAATACGTTGCTGATATGACTCTGAGGCTCGTAACCCCGAACCTAACATAAGTTTTGCAATTAGAAGCATGGAACCGAACAGATGCTCAAACACACCCATGACCTCTTCGTGGGAAAGCACGACAGGTAAGCGCTGAGGGCGCTTAACTCGGCTAAATTGACCAATCTCGCCAAGCGGCTGGTCCAGCACATGGCGATAAAGGAAGACGATGGCATTGAGTGCTTGATTCTGTGTAGCCGCTGCCACGTGCCTTTCGATTGCCAGATACTCCAAAAATTGCCGTACTTCATGACCTGTTAGGGTGGCAGGGTGACGTAAATTATTAAACCGAATGTAAAATCGAATCCAGTAACAATAGGTTTTATCGGTGCGTAAGCTATAGCGCTTGACCCTCATGGTTGCCTTGACGCGTTCCATCAGTTTCATGGGAGAATGCCTCAATAATGCTGTTCATAAAAGCAGTGTTATTGAGGCGAGCAAAACGCGCAAGCCCGCGAATTTTGGCTACATCGCCAAAATTCTCTTTGCACGCTGTAGAATCAATGAGGTAGATTCAATTTGGTGGCTATGAAACCTCAGTCATTGTGATGTCACGTTCATTGAGGTTTCATGGCAGGGCGTATAATCACTGTTAGGGTTTAAAACAATTGGGTCAATAAGGAGTTTTCGTGTCCAGTTTTTCGATTATAGAGTTAATGACTCTAATGATGTCCGCGATGTCTGCTGTTGCTGTGCTCTATCTCGCAATGCAGGTCTCAATCATCAAAAGAATTTATATGCGTGAAACACATGCTAACCGTATGGAGAGAACGCTTGAAGCTATGGAGCTCCCGAGTGAAGTTACAAAGACGATGAGCCAGGTTCTTCACCAGCATTACAGAGGTGATATGCATGCGATATTTGAAGACCCAGAGCTGAGAGCATCTTTGTATTCCACTCTAAATACGCTAGAAAATCTATCCTTTGGGATTTTGTCGGGAATATATGACGAAGATGTGGCGTTTGCGCAAATGGGAGGCGCGCTGCCTAGGTTTTACGATATTATTCAGAGATTTGTCTATGAATCAAGAGAAGAGTTCTTGTCATCTAGTCAGTACATTAAGTTAGAACAATTAGCTCGTATGTGGGCGCATAGGGAGAAAGGCTATTACAAAAGGAGTGCATTATGAGCAAAGAAACTCCTTTTGAGGTTATTTCAGATTATTGTAATAGCGAGGACAAGAATACGGTTGTAAGAGACTTAGCTTATAGTATTTATAGGCAGCAATTTGAAGACCTTTCTAAAGATGCAAATGGTGACCAAACCAGCATCGATGCAATTCAAAAAACACTGTTGTCGCAAGGAAATCTGGTTGCGCATGTTAGAACTGCTGAAGATATGCTGTCCAGACAATTTCAAAGTGAGTTAAAGCCAATACAGTCTAAGGCGACAAAAGACTCTTTTTGGTTTTCCGTAGGTAGTGGCGTAGTGAGTAATATTCTATATTCTCTGCTCCTAATTATTGTGTTTGTAATTGCAAAAGACCAGCTGTCATCGTGGCTCTCAACCTTAATCGAAACGAAACCCTAACAAATGCAGGCACGGCGACGCCTTTTCCATTGCGGCTTCGCCTTCATTTCAAAGCCGCGCATGCTGCAGGCGTTAGACAAGGAAAGAGATGAAGTACGTAATCTTCTATTCATGGCAATCAGATTTGCCCAACAATACTAATCGCGGTTTTATTGAGTCCGTTATTGAAAAGTCTATCAAGAACAGCAATGGAGCTGATCTTTATGATTTAGAACCAACCATTGATAGGGATACCAAAGATGTGCCTGGTTCGCCAAACATAACTCAAACATTAATTGATAAAATTAAGGCCAGCGATGCTTTTGTTGCAGATATTTCCATAGTTACCGGCATATTGAACGAAGATGAACGGCCATCACCCAATCCAAACGTACTATTGGAACTCGGGTATGCGATAGCTCTATTAGGATGGGATAAAATAATCCTGTTCTGTAATGAACACTATGGAACAGACGAGGACTTGCCCTTTGATATACGCCAGCATAGAAGGATCGGCTATCGCTTGGAACAAGATGAAAAAAATCCGATGCGCGCAACAATCTAGCAAAGCATTTCGGGTCTCGATTGTCAGAACTGTTAAAAAAAGGGAAGGCTCGTTCTAGAATTAAGTCCCCGGTATTAGAAGTCTTGTGGAACTATCTAAGTGTCGAAAATTCTGCTGATATTGAATCTGGCGTAGATTCCTGTGAAATAACGCTAAAGAGAGCAACAGACAACACAGAGGTGGTGGAAAGAATCAAGCAAGAAATCACCTTAGTTAATGAAGCAGATGGGAGCATAGATCCAAAGTGGGATGATAAGAAAGAAAGTTTCAGAAAACGAGCTGAAGGATTTATCGAGGAACTTTCCGATGAGCAGAAAGGAAACGACTTCTTGGTCAATCGTAATGTCAATAATGTTTGCCCAGTCACCCTTACAGTTGATAACGACGGAACTGCATCCGCATCAGATATCAGAGTAGAGATGGAACTACCTGAATGGATATTGGGTGTTGAGAACCTTCCAAAAGAACGTGATGTACCAACTAGGCCGAATATGCCAATTCCAACCGCTCCGAAAGCTACTGATGCAATAAGAGGCGCATCAATATTCGGAGGTATATCAAGGATGAACCTTGATCTAGATCATGCGGCGTTGCTCCGAGCAAACGTGAATCGCATCTCTGCTTGCTATCTAAAAAATGAGCATACAGTATATTTCTGGGCCGATCGACTGCTGCATAAGCATGTAATAACTAATCGGAATGACAGGTTCTATCTTCTTGCTTTATCAAACGCACCAGTTGGTACGCATAAGATTACGGGTAAAGTGTTTTGCACTGAGCAAGATGACTGGCATGATTTTGAGCTATCTATCAATGTTGTCTAACAAGGCCGTAAACGCGGACGTATTTTTCGTTCGATTTGCTCACTACAAATTCGCCGGTTACGGCTGGCGTTAGCCATCTTTAAAAATAATATCATCAAGGATATTTTATGAAATATCACGTAAATGCCTGGGGCGGTGATACTGAAGCTTTCAAAAAAGGTTTTGTCAAAGCTTTAGAGCTCACATTTCAAAGCGAGCACAAGTCTTTGCTTATCAGAATTGGTTTATTAGACAATGCACGAGGCATCATGATGGATGTTTTGGGCGAAAAATTCACAAAGAAACTCATTAAAGAAAAAGCAATCGACTTCACTTTAGAGGGACGCCGCATCTCTATCAATTTAGAGGGCGACAGAACCAGGCGTACTGCTTTTAGAAGTGGAGTTATTTTTTGTCCATGGGCAGCACCTGACACATTATTGGATGTAATTCAGGACTATCGACAGATTGATATGGTCTATGTGCCTTGGATGGAAAAAGAAAGGGATGACTATATTATCTCTAATCCTGATTCAGTCGAAATCTAGAAATCATATTGCTAACAAAACCATCCAGCGGACGCGCCAAAGGCGCGCGCCGCTGATGGTTGGCGTTATGCATCCGGAAAAATTATTCAATAACTCTGGGGGTTAAGCTTGTCTAACAAAAAAAGCGTGCAGAACGATTACGATAAGCTATGTTCCCGTGAGGAAGTTATAAAGTGCCCACATATGATGGTGTTACTCGGTTACTTGCATCAGAAACACGAGCTTCCTAGGTATGGGTGGCGAAACAATGGACTCCGCTACCACTATACAGATGCTCAAGGTTTGCTTGGTATAATTCAGAATGGTCGTTTGTGGGCTACCGACATTCGTTTCCTTAATGATCCATCAGAAGGATCATTTCTACCCGAACGACTAATTAGCCTCATGGAATCGAAACCTGGCGGAATAAATAATACTGAACGCGAAGTAATTAAAGGATTAAAAGATGCACTTCGAAATCCGAATTCAAATTATTCTAGCTTCTGTACTAGCCTCTCCGCGAACGGAGATCTTCTGAGTCAATGGCGAGGATATGGTAGCTTCGGTAAAGGTTACGCTGTTGGACTAAGTCTTGAGGGTTTATTACCACATCCACAAGTTGCTTCATATTACGACGTGATATATGGAGATAATGGTCTCGAAGAAATCGCTTTCGATCTTCTCGATCTGTTTGTATCTTCCGTTAGTAAATGGAAAGATATGATGTTCGATGAATGGGTGTTCACATTGAGCGTTTTAGCGAAATCCTTTAAAGATCCAAGTTATAGTGAAGAGCAAGAAAGCCGTTTAGTATGCTCCTATTCTGGCGATGACAATGATCTTTTTTAGAACGAAAAGCCCCTCCGATTTAGGGCAAGAGGTAGTGATTTAATTCCTTATATTCCATTGTCTTTAAGTTTGCTTAAGGATGGAGAAGTGCCGAGACTACCCATAAAGCGAATTGTCATTGGCCCTGGAGTTGACTTCGATCGGAATTATATATCAATTAAAGAGCTTCTGAAGGCTCACTCTTACGATGACGTGGTTGTGGAAAAATCAAATATTCCTTTTCGGCCATAGAGGTAAGCTGATAAGTTGTTTTTTGTAAAATGAAAAGCACCTGAGAGTATTTGGCATGCACGCTATTTCAGTAGGTCATTGTATCAAGATTAATACTAGCATTCGCTGGATAATGCATAACAATGCCAGGCAGCGCGACCCATTTTTCGTTGCGCTTCGCTCCACTACAAATGGTCGCCTGCTGGCGGCGTTGAGGCTGTAGAAAACCCCTTTGACAGCCAGGTTTTGGCAGGACTGAGAAAACAGACGGAGAGTGGTCAGCATGCTGCGCTTCAAGGTTTACAACTACGATCAGAACGCCATGGTGGTGATTAACTATAAGGATCAGCTCCAGCCTGGCAAAAGAGAAAGGGCCTGAAACATTTCAGCAAATGGCGAAGGAAGCCCCTTTTAAAGCAGAGCAATGGATCGCGTCCTGTGAAAAATGGAATAAGCTGTTGGCTAGCGATCTGTCGGATCAAAACATCAAGGCGTTACTACCATGAAAGTTAACTCGGTTTCCGAGCGGGACTAGACGATATGCAACTCCTT from Halomonas meridiana encodes the following:
- a CDS encoding DUF4760 domain-containing protein, with protein sequence MSSFSIIELMTLMMSAMSAVAVLYLAMQVSIIKRIYMRETHANRMERTLEAMELPSEVTKTMSQVLHQHYRGDMHAIFEDPELRASLYSTLNTLENLSFGILSGIYDEDVAFAQMGGALPRFYDIIQRFVYESREEFLSSSQYIKLEQLARMWAHREKGYYKRSAL
- a CDS encoding DUF2971 domain-containing protein, translating into MMVLLGYLHQKHELPRYGWRNNGLRYHYTDAQGLLGIIQNGRLWATDIRFLNDPSEGSFLPERLISLMESKPGGINNTEREVIKGLKDALRNPNSNYSSFCTSLSANGDLLSQWRGYGSFGKGYAVGLSLEGLLPHPQVASYYDVIYGDNGLEEIAFDLLDLFVSSVSKWKDMMFDEWVFTLSVLAKSFKDPSYSEEQESRLVCSYSGDDNDLF
- a CDS encoding tautomerase family protein — its product is MPIVTVQQSPGRTKEQRELLVKRITEAFSEAYGTSPEAVTIFLQDFDDEHWAKGGKLHSERS
- a CDS encoding phage integrase N-terminal SAM-like domain-containing protein, translated to MKLMERVKATMRVKRYSLRTDKTYCYWIRFYIRFNNLRHPATLTGHEVRQFLEYLAIERHVAAATQNQALNAIVFLYRHVLDQPLGEIGQFSRVKRPQRLPVVLSHEEVMGVFEHLFGSMLLIAKLMLGSGLRASESYQQRIKEIDFSRMEEVKIAQNVASHLWPNARRQNLVEIL